The genomic window ACCTGCAGATGAGAGGGTGTAGTTTACAAGAAAATCCTTTGCTATTTTCTTTGGTCATGTTCTCTCTAACAAAAGCATGTAGCATTGTTGTTAGGCTACGGCAAGGGCTACGCAATTTTAAAATTTGGCTGCCGTCTTGGTGCACAATAAATGACAGAGAATGAAGGTTTCAgaattttttgtgtgttatttaagATCAGATAAAGATgcctatatagatagacagacagatagatacatagatacatagatacatatacatatacatatttacatatatatatgtgtgtgtgtttatatatatatatatatatatatatatatatatatatatatatatatatatatatatatatatatatatatatatatatatgtgtgtgtgtttatatatatatatatatatatatatatatatatatatatatatatatatatatatatatacatatatgtatatacatatatgtatatataaatatatatataattatatatagatatagatatagatatagatatagatatagatatatagatagataaataaatatgtatttatatatatatatatatatatatatatatatatatatatatatatatatatatatatatatatatatatatatatatatatatatatatatatatatgtatgtatgtatgtatctatgtatatatgtatatacactttacATTACATTTTAGAAGAATAGTGCACTCTTTCAAAGTGTATGAATAGATTTGATCTATTATAATCATAAGTAAAAGACCCATTTAgtcttggtactcaagagagatACGTTGTAATTTAGTTCTTAAGTAAGCAAAATCcttgaagaaataagaaataattaaataaatgaaatataaagaaagattaTCGTAATGCTTAAAGTTTTCTTTTGAATAAGTAAAATCATAATTAGGTTATAGAGAGTAGTTAAAAGATTATTTTAAAAGATCATTTGCCTAATTTGATTTCCCTTTTTCCAGGAGTTGTTACACAATGCTTAGTTATTGGGTATCCAGTATCACCAGTAACTTGAAGGCTGCCAGATTGGACGATGTCTAACAGCCATGGCAAATCTAGTCTTTGGAAGAAGCAAAAGTGATATTGTTAGCACCGACAGTCATCATGGCAACAACCACACGGGGAAACAATACTACCACCCATGGTAATGTTGGCTGCAGTGATGGGAGTGCCAACGGCAATGGAAGCAACAAACAAGAGCGGGTCGTGTGTGATAATTCTGTTGTTCCTCCTGTGTGTGAAGCAGGCAGGGTGGGTTCTGAAGGTGGCAGGGGAGTTGGCAACCTTACATCCACTTACCAAGCGCACAGACAAGTGGCAGGGGGATGCAGAAGTGCAGCTGCGGCTCAAACTACCTACCAtcatggaggaggagaagctggAGGAGGTCCGAGCAATAATGGGGGAGTGGCTGTGTCCTCTGCCTACCATGCAGGAAGTGGTAGCACCACAGGGCAAGAAGGAGATGCAGCAGGAGCAGATGGTGCTGGAGGTGCTGctgcaggaggagcagcaggaggtggtggtggtggtggtggtagttccTCTGCAATTCCAACCACTTACCAtgatggaggagcaggaggaggaggtggcaacGTGACAATTGCTGCCAGTGGGAGCGGTGTTACAAACAACACATCCTCAAGCTATCACATGgctcatggaggaggaggaggaggaacagtagCAACAGGTGCAACAGTAGGAGGAACCAGCACGGGGAATGGAGCGTCAACTGGGCAAGTTAATGCCACAACCAGTTACTATTACACGCCCATATTGAACTCTCAGCAGACCCTCCTTAGGCCAATCATGACAGCACAGCCGCCTCTCTActcgcccctccttccacctcagcAACACACTTATGCCATGCCCCATGCATCACCCTCAGCTGGTAAGTCCCTTGAAGTGTACTGAAAACAATTGAGGTTATGCATTTGAGCTTGATGGTGATTTATCCTATAAGTTCCTTTTATAGTTAATGTAATTTATTTCCTTCCATTCACCTCATTCTGATTCCAAACCTAGTTTTCAATTTCTTGTTAATTTTTTGAATGCTTGGCTATGTTTCAGGCTCGACATATTTTGCAAACCTGAGTGAGAGCATGCGAGGAGGGCTAAGTGAAATGATCCCAGGCACATCAGACAGCCTCTACAAGGAAGTGGGACATCTGGGAAGACAAGGCCAGGGAACAGGCATCACCCACTCCTCAAAGCCTTGTGATGGCTCCACTGACCCTCGGCAGTATACCATGGAAGTGTGCCAGAGGAGACTACCTCAGGAGGGAGTTTACAATGGTGGGTCCTACCCATCATGTGGTGGGGAAGTGACGAGGCCCAGCCACACTACTCATCATGAGCAGAGGACAGCCTATGAGGACTATTCTCGGATGGGGGTTTATACAGAGGATggcagtgggagggggtgggaggggatgggaaattGTGGCACATCTCGGTCTACTGCTGCTGCCAACCATACTACCCACCCCTACACTTATTCCTATACTGATTGTCGTCTGGATGCAGCCTGGAACAAATGTGTGGCTGGAATGGGCATTGGTGGAGCGATGGCTGGAACCAGTGGAGAGAATTTCCCGTCACAGGAGCACCAGGTGGACTCCCCTCAAGTGAAGAGCACTGCGCGGGGCACCACCAGCCACACCCTGGCCGTTAATGTCAATATGGGGATGCCCTCTGGGGATGCCTCAATGACTCGCTCCCACTACGATTATCAGCCCTTGCCAGGGGCTcaaattcctccctttctcccttatctcaCGCCTTTGAACTATCAGCAAGTAACCGAAGTTGTAGACAGACGGGTTGAAACACGTACTGATCATAGAGCAGTAAATCGTTCAGATGTGCAGgtaaatcaatatttttttcttcttctttttatctaataGTGTCTTTGTACCATGTACAAATCTAGACATAAATGAAGTCACATGTGAGCATATACATCCTAAATATCTTGAGCTACATttgtgcatgcacacactcacacttaaccCTGAGTAGCCCCTACATGACTTCTACCAGTTTTTGCCCTTCCTtgaatttttggatttttttattttattaatatcaacacTGTTTATATTATTGCagccattatgatttttataatgttattaacaatacgattaacaaacaaacaaaaaacgctgGTGAGATTGAtaggactagtaattgactcttTGAAGACTAAGTACTTatgaagccatctatgtgtaaactaaaataataaactaaaatcacaatgAACATGGTACAGCAAATCTTTGTTATGGTGAGTATGTCCCAAATAAAAATCTTCCATTGTTGATTCTTTTAGAACTGTGCTGGACAAGGAGCTTCAACAAGTTCCCGTCATCTTGAACAGGCAGCAGCCCCTTCAGAGAAGCATGTGGTCCACTCTTTACCACCAGCAGGCAATGTAGCTCCACCGATGTCCCATACTCAGCCCACAGACACCCAGAGGAATGTCAGTGGGCACATCAGTACAACAGCAGGCTCTCACAACACACACCAGGAGTGTCTTGGGCAGAACAAGAACATTGTGGTGGACCAAGTTCAGGTACTTTGAAGACACAGCTTTTTGTTATTAGTCTGTGcactttttactcttattatttgtTGATAGCCATAATATATGGTTATTCTCTAGTCAAATTACCACAGGCTAAGTACTAAAAAGATTATCCACTTATATTCCTCCAGTCGTGCACTCATATGAATCTCAAGAAGAAGACCTCGGAAGCAGGCACTGACAATCAGCTGTGTGGCTCATGTAGTGGAGGAACTACTATAGCAGAGACCCAGCAGGGAACCATCAGTAATGCGAGCATGATTGGCAGTGGTGTTCTGGTTGTCCCAGCAGAAGGAGTGATACCGTGTCCCATTGAGTCATTGGTTGCTGCTGTAGCCAAGGTGGGTCCTTTAGTAAAGCTTCATGCATCAGAGGTAGTTATAGATTTGTTAGCTTGGCCCCCACATTAGCACTAGTGCCAGCTACTTATGAGCCAGGGCTAAATCTGAGTAGTGGAACCTGGACTTTAGATTCACAGGGTTTCAGGGTACACATACTTCTGATTTTCGCATTAGCTTACTTATGCAGGAATAGAACTGAAATATAATGTACTTTAATATTTCACATGTACCAGTGAGTagacatgtctgtatgtatataaatgtttttttctataACATATTTCTTTCTGAAAAGCAAAAGGACAGTTATTGTAAACTCATCCACCTCCCAAACAGAATGAACCATCAACTTCCTTCAAAAAGAAacgagtggaagaggaggattcCATGACTAGTGGAGGCGAGGGACTCGTGTGCCTGGTTTGTGACCTTGTCATAGAGGGAACAAGCAGCCACCATGatgggggacagagagggacagcGTCTTGTGAGGAAACAGTTGCCGCTTGCTCTATTGATTCTCTGGCAACAGTCATGTCCAAAgtaagtcttttcttttttggatggATTTGTAGATGCATATTATTTAGAGCATAGCAGTATTATTAgatttatcaataataatatttataaattttgTATAATAACCATATTTACTGTAAAATTTCCTTCTGCCTTTATGTAAAATCAGATGAGCGTGGGAGACAAACTGGGCAGCTTGGTGGGCACTGTGCTGCCTCGTCACCTGTTGCACTCCACAGCCATCTGCAGCAAGTGTTTCCATCTCATCAATGAACTGGAAATTTTGGAACACAGATTGTCTTTGTATAGGTAAACTtggaggaatctctctctctctctctctctctctctctctctctctctctctctctctctctctctctctctctctctctctctctctttctttctctctctctctctctctctctctctctctctctctctctctctctctctctctctctctctctctctctctctctctctctctctctctctctctctctctctctctctctctcagagattGTGACACCACTGAAAGATTCTTGAAATTGTTCTGTGACATAAATATGCCTTTTTCAGCATTGCTTCTTTAACCCAGCCTTCCCTGAACTATCCAACAGGAAATATCTCAGCACAAAAGTTGAGGCATCCTGTGAGAAGCATGGTGTCAGGCTTAGCACATACAGGcagctacaacagcaacaacaacaagaacaccaacaacatcagcagcatcaccatcatcatcaccatcaccaccatcagcatcaacaacaacagcatcaacagcaccagcaacaacaacaacaccagcagcagcagcatcaacaacagcagcagcagcaacaacagcagcaacaacaacaacagcaacaacaacaacagcaacagcaacaacagcagcagcagcaacaacaacaacaacaacaacaacaacaacaacaacagcaacaacaacaacagcagcaacagcaacagacacagcacacacaacacCAGCAGACCCACCACCAGCTCCTACAATACCAGACTGTGCAGCTGCACCATCAGCATCCACACCTTCAAGTGACACAGCTCCCACAGGACCAGACTGGTCACCAGTTGCAAGGGATGCAGCTCcaacatcagcaacagcaacatcaCCACATTCCAGTTGTAGCTCTCCACCAGATGccacaacagcaccaccaccaaatGCACCAGCAtttgcaacatcaacaacacctcCTAGCTGAGCAGCACCTTCAtcagcagcatcaacaacaacaacagcaacagcaacaacaacaccatcaacagcaacagcaacaacaacaacaacagcaacagcagcaacagccacAGCAGAATCACATTGCAATTCATCACCAGCAACAGCAAAAGAATCATGTGAATCCAATCATAAATTCAACAGTGGCTCAGCTGGAGCAACCTCAACAACAGCAGCCTCAACAGCAGCAaccccagcagcagcagcaacagcctcCATCACAACAAGCTCAACCACAATCACAACAGCCCCTCAGCAAGCCCGCCACCAATGACAACACTTTGGTCTTTGTTGACTGTGATATAGACATTGAAGATTGTGACTGCAACCTCATAAGTGATCCTCCTGCCTCAATCAAAGACACATCTCATGAAGAGGAACTGCAAGAGTGCTCAGAtatggtggaagaagaagagccTAAGATCTCTAGCTCAGAAGTCAGTCAGATTACGTCCCCAGAGTCAGTGGACATAGGCTCCGTTGGCAGTGTTTGCCAACAGAAGGAGGACATAGGAATCCACAGCGAAGATGTTATTGACGAGCCTCCGGACAGCCACAGCCAAGAACAGACGAGTGGTCAAGGATACATTACTGTTGAAACACCGGAAAACAATGAAGCTGAGAGCTCACCAATCGTGTCCTCAACTGTTGTGCGAGATGAACCAAGGAAAGTAGAGGAAGCCACTGAATATCACAAACCTACTCTGTTGGCTAAGAATGTCAAAAGCAAAAAACATGCAAAGTTGCAGATTTGTCGTCAGTGTGACCAGGTGTTTTCAAACCGTCAAGCACTAGTCAGACACATTGAACGAAGGCATAAAGCTTATGCTTTTCATTTTAGCTGTGATACATGTCGTAAAAAA from Penaeus vannamei isolate JL-2024 chromosome 5, ASM4276789v1, whole genome shotgun sequence includes these protein-coding regions:
- the LOC113810178 gene encoding uncharacterized protein, which produces MATTTRGNNTTTHGNVGCSDGSANGNGSNKQERVVCDNSVVPPVCEAGRVGSEGGRGVGNLTSTYQAHRQVAGGCRSAAAAQTTYHHGGGEAGGGPSNNGGVAVSSAYHAGSGSTTGQEGDAAGADGAGGAAAGGAAGGGGGGGGSSSAIPTTYHDGGAGGGGGNVTIAASGSGVTNNTSSSYHMAHGGGGGGTVATGATVGGTSTGNGASTGQVNATTSYYYTPILNSQQTLLRPIMTAQPPLYSPLLPPQQHTYAMPHASPSAGSTYFANLSESMRGGLSEMIPGTSDSLYKEVGHLGRQGQGTGITHSSKPCDGSTDPRQYTMEVCQRRLPQEGVYNGGSYPSCGGEVTRPSHTTHHEQRTAYEDYSRMGVYTEDGSGRGWEGMGNCGTSRSTAAANHTTHPYTYSYTDCRLDAAWNKCVAGMGIGGAMAGTSGENFPSQEHQVDSPQVKSTARGTTSHTLAVNVNMGMPSGDASMTRSHYDYQPLPGAQIPPFLPYLTPLNYQQVTEVVDRRVETRTDHRAVNRSDVQNCAGQGASTSSRHLEQAAAPSEKHVVHSLPPAGNVAPPMSHTQPTDTQRNVSGHISTTAGSHNTHQECLGQNKNIVVDQVQSCTHMNLKKKTSEAGTDNQLCGSCSGGTTIAETQQGTISNASMIGSGVLVVPAEGVIPCPIESLVAAVAKNEPSTSFKKKRVEEEDSMTSGGEGLVCLVCDLVIEGTSSHHDGGQRGTASCEETVAACSIDSLATVMSKMSVGDKLGSLVGTVLPRHLLHSTAICSKCFHLINELEILEHRLSLYRKYLSTKVEASCEKHGVRLSTYRQLQQQQQQEHQQHQQHHHHHHHHHHQHQQQQHQQHQQQQQHQQQQHQQQQQQQQQQQQQQQQQQQQQQQQQQQQQQQQQQQQQQQQQQQQQQQQQQQTQHTQHQQTHHQLLQYQTVQLHHQHPHLQVTQLPQDQTGHQLQGMQLQHQQQQHHHIPVVALHQMPQQHHHQMHQHLQHQQHLLAEQHLHQQHQQQQQQQQQQHHQQQQQQQQQQQQQQQPQQNHIAIHHQQQQKNHVNPIINSTVAQLEQPQQQQPQQQQPQQQQQQPPSQQAQPQSQQPLSKPATNDNTLVFVDCDIDIEDCDCNLISDPPASIKDTSHEEELQECSDMVEEEEPKISSSEVSQITSPESVDIGSVGSVCQQKEDIGIHSEDVIDEPPDSHSQEQTSGQGYITVETPENNEAESSPIVSSTVVRDEPRKVEEATEYHKPTLLAKNVKSKKHAKLQICRQCDQVFSNRQALVRHIERRHKAYAFHFSCDTCRKKFSSERALTRHVQLHKTYPCKLCDNIFFRKAKLKKHLEDHTQDSLACKVCSKECTSLQALISHMKTHTQKKKVNKCNVCSKIFANNRNLKVHMRTHTGEKPFDCENCGRSFSHRSNMQTHHDTCTGQFSHRCQICGRGFALESVYRRHLAEHEGHYAHHCSICGRGFSKASGLQAHLATHNSQRPTYSCQVCGQTLSTPSSYASHMASHTGEGGAVCPVCGKTLARRADLQDHLHRHTGTKTHTCSLCSATFYYRSNLNHHVRTTHRLLRPHTCTFCDRSFASSYNYKLHLRTHTGERPHQCKSCGKAFTTKANYNRHLKCHMTQAMAPLGAETE